The region CATAAGAAGAATCACAACGCCAACAGCGGCAAGAGGCTGTTGGTTAGTATCAATGTGTTGGGAAGCGCTGGCCCGATTCGGTTTGTTGTGGATGAAGAGGAGCTTGTTGAGGCTGTTATTGATACTACTCTGAAGTCTTATGCACGCGAAGAGCGATTGCCGCGTCTGGGGAGTGATCATAGAGCTTTCTTTCTTTATTGTCCTCATCATGGATCTGATGGTATTGATCTTTTTCTTCAGTTGCATAATGTAGTATGATTCTGTTAATTCACATTATTATTTGTTTGAATGGACAATAAGACCAACAGTTTTATCTATATAGATAGAGAGTATTGATAACGTATATTTACCTTTGGATCTATGTTAGCTTTGCTATGCATACCTGGTCCTGCCAGTCCCAAATCTCTACAAAAGGAGAGGGTTGTGTTAGGCAGTCAACAGCGAATGTAATGAAATTGATCAACTACGAAATAATGAGCATTATGGTGAAAGTTGATCCATATAGCCAACCCCATTTACCATTTAGTGTGATAAGGcttgattgttgttgttgttgttgttgaatggtAGAAGTTATGTTTTGTGCTTTTCAGAAATGTTGGTCTGTCTGAGTGGTTAGCGACTTGGGTACCATAAACAAGGAGTCTAGGGTTTGAACCCTGAGTCTTGTATGTGGAGAAACATGGTGCACATCTTGTGTGCTCAATAAGTTCCCAAACCCATGAGTCATTTTAATTATTCTGATATTTATTCTTATCTTTTTGAGTGAAACTATTTGATTCCTCACTTATCTTGTAGTGAGTTCCTAGCTTCTTTTGCATAGACATTGCATTGTTTTAAATCTTTTAACTAGATTGTTTGAGATTTGAAAGGATGAGTTTGGCATAACTTTGTGTCTCTAGACGGTAGAGAAAGAGAAAAGCCAAGAGGGGATACGGTTCTGTGTAATTAAGATGAATGCGGAGTATTTGAAATTTTGAATTATCTTTTTgatttggattaaaaatgagttAGAATGAAAGAAAGTAATTTATATTTGTAACTTTTTAGCTTAGTTTATGGTATAATCACCATTACTTCCATTAAACTTGATTTTTAATGCTTAGAATTGATTCTCTAAACTAGCTTAGTTTATGGTATAATCACCATTACTTGCATCAAACTTGATTTTTAATGCTTAGAATTGATTCTCTAAACTAGCTTAGTTTTTATGGTATAATCACCGTTACTTCCATCAATCTTGATTTTTAATGCTTAGAATTGATTCTCTAAACTAGCTTAGTTTATGGTATAATCACCATTACTTTCttcaaacttgatttttaatGCTTAGAATTGATTCTCTAAACTAGCTACCCCTCTCTTTGTATCGTGGTTTTATGGTGCAGTGGCTTTGAGTCCATGGGACAAAATTGGATCACATGGAGCTCGGAATTTCGTGCTATGCAAGAAGCCACACACTACAAATGAAGCAGCTGATAATGGAAGTAGGACTTCGTCACTTTCACGAAGGGGAAATGGTAGTTGGAAGTCTTGGTTCCACCTCAACCTTAAAATTTCTTCCCATTAATGAATCAAATTGAGACTGGGGGATCAAACATTTGCTACAATGTTATATGATTGTTGGGTAAATTTACTTTTATGATTCATCTTGGCTGTGTTTGTTTTTAAGTTGTCTCTGTTGGCACTAACCAGAGACAACAGGTTTGAATTCTGGCAAGAATAAAGTATTTTTGATGTATTTGGTATGAGCCTTTGAATTTTTCATGGAATAAAATTTATGTTTTGAATTTTGCCAATTTTTGGCTTTACTTTACTATGCTTTGTTATCTCTGGCAATGTGGGAAAAGAATCCAAGTTTTACTCTGACCATCTTATCTTATGTTATTTTAATAAGAAGTGGTGTCCTCCAACAAGTCATTTGCTAGGGCCATGAAATTAATAATTGAAGTATTATATGAGTTGTATACTGAGTGGTTGGTGAACCAAATATGGGACAACAGCAACAGCAGCTTTTTTTTGTTTCTATTCACATAATAGTCGCCTATAATCGATTGGGATAGTTCAACCGCAACAAAAAAATGTGTGCTCACTTTGCTGGTGAGAAAGGGATTTCGCTCCCATGCTCTTATTTTGGGTTGGTAAATGTAGTTTTTTTTAGATGGTCTAGTGGTTAAACTCATATACTTTAAGGCGCTTGCATGCGTTCTTTTAGCTAGGTACCAATTGTTCTGTACTTTTTTTTATAGAATTTAACTAGTAAAAGTATAATTTATTTATACCAATGCAATTGATTAACTTTAATTGgtatataatttatttatatgCAATTATAAACAAATTGATAAATTTAATGGTGTAGTACACATTAATTATATCAAATGAATAGCATATTAAAATTGTCATAAATAATTGACCATTGTTAAATCGGTAATAAATAAtcattttaaagaaaaattaattaaaaaaatgttgaaatgtagaaaatgaaaaatattGAAAACATAACTCATAAATCTTCATCTTCTTGAAACCAAGTCAACAACAAATATTGACAATTGTAGTAATGTAAAATTATAATAAAATGCAATAGATTGAAGTAGGTCTAAGTTCACATGTATTTTAACAAgtatttaatttaaatatttaaatattatgATAGTGAAATTTAAACCACAGCTCCAATCACTCAATGTAGAGGGATAGAACGATAAAAAACATGTTGTGAATGATGCAAGTTATGGCTCGTCCATAATAGGCAAAAGAAGGCAAGGAAACACAAGAGTAAATGCAATTTGTACCGATGAGACTGGAAAATTGGCTAAGTCGGCAAAAAGAGCTTTTGTCCCTGAAATCAATCATCACAAGTTTTTGAGTTTAACTTAACCGTTCACATCAATTAATAATTCTGAAACATGGaagaaaaataagaagaaaaaatGGAAGACATACAAGATTAATGTAATGTTAAAGGTGATTTCAGGTTTGTTTACTCTGATGCCACCAGTTGCAGATAGAACTGCATCAGAAAATTCCAC is a window of Lathyrus oleraceus cultivar Zhongwan6 chromosome 6, CAAS_Psat_ZW6_1.0, whole genome shotgun sequence DNA encoding:
- the LOC127092858 gene encoding uncharacterized protein LOC127092858, with amino-acid sequence MLLSKHKKNHNANSGKRLLVSINVLGSAGPIRFVVDEEELVEAVIDTTLKSYAREERLPRLGSDHRAFFLYCPHHGSDVALSPWDKIGSHGARNFVLCKKPHTTNEAADNGSRTSSLSRRGNGSWKSWFHLNLKISSH